The Manihot esculenta cultivar AM560-2 chromosome 17, M.esculenta_v8, whole genome shotgun sequence genome contains the following window.
GCTGAAGTTATCTTATGGCCTAGCATGAGATGCCTTATTATGCAGGACCAACGTctggatggccttgtggccatttatgaatttatttctgTTTTCATGGTCCAACGCTCGAATTATGACATAGCTGAAGTTGTCTTGTGGCCTTGCATGAGATTCCTTATTATATGAGACCAACGCCTGAATGGCCATGTGacctggcatgagatgccttgttatgCAAGACCAATACCTGGATGGCTTTGTGGCCTTTTaataggactaacacccggatggcCTGGCAAAACTCGCCTTGTTGCATTTGATCTTGTCTCTATGCTTTTATCCATCCAAcgttttttattttcctatcaAAAAAGAAGCTTGAAGAATGCAGTCAAATTTTAtaacattttcataaattacAAACATTTTtctaaggataaaataaaagactcTGGTTATCTGACTTGACCAATTTCAAAACTCAGAATTTTATCTAGGAGCTGAACATCTAAGCTTGAAGAATGCAGTCAAATTTTAtaacattttcataaattacAAACATTTTTCTAAGGATAAAATAAAGACTCGGTTATCTGACTTGACCAATTTCAAAACTCAGAATTTTATCTAGGAGCTGAACATCTATGACAATCTCCTTATTGTCACCCCTATTAACACTCGGTCCTCTTACAATTACATGAATAACCCCCACAGATTCATTATCAGGGGTAGTTTCAAAGATTGTTACCTCGAACTCCGACCTCCTATCTTTTCTACTCTTTCGGATGAACTTTCCAAGTGTGTCATTTCTTATTAACCTCTCAATCTCGTCTTTCAACTGCCGGCACTCCTCTGTTATATGTCCATGGTCTTCATGAAAATAGCAGCGCACTTGGTCTTATCTCACCTTTCAGCTTTCTTAGGGTTGAGTTTAGGAGGCCATCTAACTTCCTTGTCATTTTTCTTGATCCACACCAAAATATGTGTTAGTGAGTCATTCAGTTGAGTATGCTCAAATTGTTGAGATCTGCTTTGTTGACCATATAGTATGTTTTTTGTCCTCTACCAGAGTAGAAGAAATGATGGCATCTTCATTGGTAGCAATCTTAACAGCAGCTCATAAAATGCTGGCTATTTCGAgagataaaagagaaaaaaaattttaagagagAAGGGATAAGAGaccggttttaatccaaatgaacaaagaTAATTCAATGGATATTCTCAGCAATAGAACCAAATGATGCTGCttaaatcaaattgataatGTGGCTAAAATGGAGGAGCTATGCCGTGATTGATCAATCTtgcaagaaagagagagtgaggTAATTGACGCTTATGATAACTACTCCGATACTCAAGTTAGTAAAACGAAGAAAGGCTAGAGTATTGTAATAGTAAGAACTTAAGAGTagttgtataaaaaaattatgtacttTTATATTTGTGATCTATTACGATAAGAAATTTCCCATTGACATACAAtttcaaagtttttttttttctgtttatttATAAGCTGCAACTGGGAATCATTGTCCAGACTTGTAAATTTGAGCTTCATTCTCgtgttgcttcaaaactccagaATAGCAATAGATGAAGTCGGGCATGGTttggtttgaattttttattttttatatatatatatttttttattgtgaaAATGACTTTTTCATTTACTTCTTaatatcaattattattattattcgtaATATGCTACAAcgatgaaatgttttagcaatAGAAACAGATAATTACCAGTTAGTGATAGAGGTGTAaactcttttttattattatttttcttttttgatggAATGAGAAACAGAAAGCATTTTTGCTGAGGAAGACATAAAAGCTATGGCTGTCACTTAACAATTTTTGTTTTTGTGGAACTTTTCCAAGCCCTCTAATATAGCCTCTTTATTTTGTTGTGATGGCTTCCCATGTATTGAGCAACGCAATCCAGCAGCTTGATTTCTAGTGCTTTGAATTCAGCTAACTGCATTTGCAGTTCCAAATTCTCTCTTTTAAGATTATTATTCTCCTCTAAAAGTGCCAAAAGATTATCATTTTCCTCTGCAGAAGTTGCTGCATTATCTTCATTTGCAGCCTTTAGATATGCTGGAAAAATACTGGGTTCGCATTTCTTCCGACCGATCTCCACTAGCATGTCCCTGCTACCTTTCAGGAATTTTTCATGCTTGAACTCCCATTGCTTGGAGGATGTTTTCTTGAATCCCTACATTGAATTTTTTGAATTGTAGTCAGATTCACCATTAAAATGTCACAATATGTATGCAAGTGCAAAGTTTTTAAGATTTTTCAAACACAGATATCCTCAGCCCATTAGCTCAGGATTAAATAGAGTTCATACCTGATTTACCCATTATATTAAGTATTTACTTTATCTATGAGAATGGATAAAATCCTTGAAAAAAAATGTCGAATAACCCATCCAAtactcataaaaattaaaaaaaaaaaataatcgaGTAAAAGTATTGATGGacgaaaatcataaaaattcatCAATTAGCATAAGTGTGCTTAAGGATTGATTAATGTTCATTTAGTGATTATTAATTATGAAGCTCAGACTAAGTCTAGTTTGGTGAATAGGCTTGTGTGCTTGTTTTGACTATTACAAATTAACAAAAACATCACAGATTTTAAGTCCAATGTTTCACATTTATATTTTGACCAACTAAAATAACTTCTTGTTCATTGTGAATTCAAATACGTAAGTACCACATGTACATCTACCATAGTTATCATGATTTGATTTCATAATAGATGGGGTTTGagaaaaaatttcattaaaatggGTAATCACTTAGTATAAATAGTAGAAACTAATTTCTCCATCTTCTAAATACTAATTAGCATAATACCTAGCATACTTGTTTTGACAAACTAAATCTTCAAAGAGTAAGGAAATGAAATATTTTCCATtgatatgtttttttttctcgAGAATTTTCAGCATTGGTTACGTCATGCAGATGAATTCTGCAGATCAAACCATGAAACTGCCTCAAACATCAATGTTAGCTTATATCAACCATGGAAATCTTATGATATTAAAGAAAATCTTAAACGgcttttaaaaattgaatgaaAACAATTAATATAAGAACTAATTAAGGTTCCAGTTAAATGTTAGAGCCATTACAGATATATAACATTACTCACATAGGTATTAAGCTGGCGAATGAAGCTAGAGAAGTTGTTGTGTTTGAAATATCTAGGCAAGGTAAGCTCCGAGAATTCTGCCGGCGACCAGACTATGAACCCATTTCCTTGTGGATTCCATGAAACAATTTTCTTGCCGTCATCATGGGCTCCTTTTGGTGAAGATTcttgctcattttcttccaacaAATCGTAGGTTTTTGATAAGAAAGGAGCAGGGCTCTTCGTTCTTGGAGACTGCTGGCTTGATAAAGCTGCTGCTGCTGAAGTTCTCCTGCTTATTATGCTTCTGTTGAGCTCTGATAGATTATTTTTTGTCATTTTCTTTGGCTAGCTGTGAGTACGTTTTAGTATCCAAAAGGTTCCTTGCAGCAGAGTCTGCTTCTTATATTACGCCATCTTGGAAACTACTCGCAGCATATGGAACCGTAGGAGCTctgctttctttctttaataTTCTTTCTCTTCTgctttttgtttaattttcttaaagagaattcaaagaaattataaataatggTATTTTAATTGCCCTTTATGTACCTTATTAAGAAAAGATAGAATTTTGTTttcaaatattttcattatttaccTTATTAAGAAAAGCTAAAATTTTATGATCAGAccataaaataaatgttttccttatttataactaattaaatattaatctaAATAtacataatcaaaattaaaaaggcATGATTATGATCAATAATACtatatatacaaaataaaatattgttattattcaAATATCACAACTCAATCTGTTTCtaaaactctttaaaaaagTGATTAATTGGCAACTAGTTAGAATTGAGTCCCACCGTAACTCTATTGAATTTCTATATTGTGTCTCACCTTTATAGGTATTTCATTGTCTTCAAGTGGTGTGTGGACTATTATATCAAA
Protein-coding sequences here:
- the LOC110605626 gene encoding heat stress transcription factor B-2a, coding for MTKNNLSELNRSIISRRTSAAAALSSQQSPRTKSPAPFLSKTYDLLEENEQESSPKGAHDDGKKIVSWNPQGNGFIVWSPAEFSELTLPRYFKHNNFSSFIRQLNTYGFKKTSSKQWEFKHEKFLKGSRDMLVEIGRKKCEPSIFPAYLKAANEDNAATSAEENDNLLALLEENNNLKRENLELQMQLAEFKALEIKLLDCVAQYMGSHHNKIKRLY